The region TTGTTGGCCTTCCACACAAAATCGAAGGCATCGCCGATGAATGGAATAACTCCAACCGCATAATCGAGGCCGATATTAAATGCCATCCGCAGCAAAGTGATCTTAGGCACACCGTAACGAACGCCTGCGAGCAGTATGTAAAATGATGCAAAAGAGGTAAGTGTATCGCCGACATTTGGAATAAGGCCGATCAATGCATCAAGCCCGAATCTCCAGCCGGTTCCAGGCACGCGGAACAATCCGTCGAGATAAAACGAAAGATCATCGAGGCCTTTTTCAACCTCGATCTGTTTTTGTCTTTCTATCTCAGGCATATGAACTATGGCTTATCGTTGACCGGAACGCCGCCCTCTTCTTCTACCTCTTCCATTGGTTTCGGCTTTGGTTGTTTGGGCGGTGCCTTTTCTCCGATTATTTTTACAGAAATGATCTTATCGCCTCGCACGATATTATCTACGACTTTCATGCCGATTTCGTTCACATGGCCGAAAACGGTGTAACCGCCGTCGAGATGAGGCTGCGGTGAATGCGTGACGAACCACTGCGATCCGCCGGTGTCTTTGCCGGACAATGCCATACCGACGGCACCGCGATCGAACTCTCGAGTGTTGATCTCACAGCGTATCGACCAACCCGGACCGCCGTTTCCGTCGCCGCGCGGGTCGCCGTCCTGCATTACAAAATTCGACACGACGCGATGAACTTCGACGCCATTAAAATAATCATCGCGGGCGAGCTTAATAAAATTATCGACCGTAAGCGGCGCGTCTTCAGGATAAAAGTCTATAGTGAACGCACCTTTCTCAGTCGTAACGATCGCCTTGACCGTACCGTTCTTACGCGAAACTGCGCGGCGATAATCTGCTTCATTGCTCAGCATCTGGCCAAGCATTGTTCCGTAGGCTGCCGTGTAAGGACGGACACGGTTCGTGCCTTTCGCGATGGATTGCTCAACCAAAGCCGCGACATCGGGCGATAGTTTTTGAAGCTCTTTGTCCGACAGCAGATCGAGAGCTTTCTTTCGCGTAACGTAATCTGCTGAGTTCAAAGCTGCGAGCAACACTTCAACGGATTCTTTTTTGTCGAGTTTGAAAAGAGCGTCTAGGATAGCGAGCCGAGCATCGTTATACTCCTTATCCGCAATCGACCATCGGCCCCACGATTGTTTGAGTGCAGTGATATTCTCTTTTGATGCCAGGCGTTCAGCCATTAGCTCTGCCGCCGTCGTTCGGACAAAAACATCATTGTTCGCAAGCCGCATACGCAGGAAAGCGTCGAGGTCTTTTGTCTTAAACTGCGCAAAAGCTCGAATAAAATCCGGGGCAGCGAGAAGGTTTTTCTTGTCTTCGTCAGAGTAAAACCTTGACGGTGTATCGGGCATCCCTAGACGCCTAGCTCCACCCACGGTTGTGTACGCCGTTGAAAGTCTGTCGGCCATTCGCCTAAGCAATACCGGTGCTGCATCACGCATTTTTTTTACTTCTTCGTTTCTCGGAAAAACGTTAGCCAACTCGCCAGCGACTTGTGCTGTAGTACTTAAACCCCACGATGTTTTGAGGGCGGTTGGCGAGATCGTGAAATCGCCGGGCTTGACACGCATTCGCGCCACCGATATTTCGGCAGTGTGTCCGTCATCAAGCTTTACAAGCTCATCGAGCAATTTAACCGCTCGCTCGTTTCCGGTGTCTGGCAGAAGTCTGCCAAGGACAGTCGCGATCTCGACAAGCTCATTCTTTTCAACCGGTTGCGCAAATTTAGATCTCTTGTAATCGACTAGAAGTTTCTCGCCGCGTTCAAGCAACCTGTCGGCGGCTTTCGGGTCTTTCAAACTTCCCAAGGAGCGAATGGCCGAAA is a window of Chloracidobacterium sp. DNA encoding:
- a CDS encoding DUF4112 domain-containing protein; the encoded protein is MPEIERQKQIEVEKGLDDLSFYLDGLFRVPGTGWRFGLDALIGLIPNVGDTLTSFASFYILLAGVRYGVPKITLLRMAFNIGLDYAVGVIPFIGDAFDFVWKANKQNMDLIRTRAAGHGKGKTSDYIFVFGLIGLLIAILVASILASVYIFYLVFTSRPLI
- a CDS encoding peptidylprolyl isomerase, coding for MKRYFLNAFFLLFVLSIAAYAQVPVNTAVQIVRAEDARRYDKTLKDLMQDKNPAVRAKAALAAGRIGEEKAVDDLAALLSDSSANVAANAAFGLGEIESIKGSDSILKILSDPKTPALVRARAVEAAGKIAAANGKDEKSKSLNEAILKTLDDENRRGVKQDRTTVLLGLTAAGRSSSNDPKRKRPDDTDFLTAEFLKSKDARTRGDAANTLVRLRASQANTLVRTILSTDTDAVARANAARVLGATQDRKALDALVKSAADDVDLRVRVSAIRSLGSLKDPKAADRLLERGEKLLVDYKRSKFAQPVEKNELVEIATVLGRLLPDTGNERAVKLLDELVKLDDGHTAEISVARMRVKPGDFTISPTALKTSWGLSTTAQVAGELANVFPRNEEVKKMRDAAPVLLRRMADRLSTAYTTVGGARRLGMPDTPSRFYSDEDKKNLLAAPDFIRAFAQFKTKDLDAFLRMRLANNDVFVRTTAAELMAERLASKENITALKQSWGRWSIADKEYNDARLAILDALFKLDKKESVEVLLAALNSADYVTRKKALDLLSDKELQKLSPDVAALVEQSIAKGTNRVRPYTAAYGTMLGQMLSNEADYRRAVSRKNGTVKAIVTTEKGAFTIDFYPEDAPLTVDNFIKLARDDYFNGVEVHRVVSNFVMQDGDPRGDGNGGPGWSIRCEINTREFDRGAVGMALSGKDTGGSQWFVTHSPQPHLDGGYTVFGHVNEIGMKVVDNIVRGDKIISVKIIGEKAPPKQPKPKPMEEVEEEGGVPVNDKP